The proteins below come from a single Bacteroidales bacterium genomic window:
- a CDS encoding DEAD/DEAH box helicase produces MNFKEFGFNPQLLEGIEALGFETATPIQEQAIPVILEGKDLIASAQTGTGKTAAFLLPVINKIISSEQDNNVHALVIVPTRELAIQIDQYFQGFSYFTPVKSIAVYGGTDGISYSQEQQALSEGADVVICTPGRMISHLNGGYVKFSEVKFLILDEADRMLDMGFYDDIMKIISFLPAKRQNLLFAATMPEEMRNLAKKVLINPAEINIAVSKPAERILQAAYIVYDKQKIPLIKELLLNKQLRSVLIFCSTKLKTKQLSSELKKLGISVEDIHSDLDQQRRENALLNFKSRKLQVLVATDILSRGIDIEDIDLVINFDVPNDYEDYIHRIGRTARAETDGVAITFVDEKEQSHFASIEKLLEKSIYKIKLPEHIGEGPIYNPYKSRQGKEKKFRSRKK; encoded by the coding sequence CAGCTTCTCGAAGGAATTGAAGCATTGGGTTTTGAAACAGCAACACCTATACAGGAGCAAGCTATTCCTGTTATTCTCGAAGGAAAAGATTTAATTGCTTCAGCTCAGACAGGTACAGGAAAAACAGCTGCATTCCTGCTTCCTGTGATTAATAAAATCATCTCTTCAGAACAAGACAATAATGTGCACGCTCTTGTAATTGTTCCAACGCGTGAACTGGCTATACAGATAGATCAGTATTTTCAAGGTTTTTCCTACTTCACGCCGGTTAAATCAATTGCCGTATATGGTGGCACCGATGGCATCTCATACTCTCAGGAACAACAGGCGCTTTCAGAAGGAGCAGATGTGGTTATATGTACACCCGGACGCATGATATCTCATCTGAATGGTGGTTATGTAAAATTTTCAGAAGTAAAATTTTTAATTCTCGATGAAGCAGATCGTATGCTGGATATGGGTTTTTATGATGACATCATGAAAATTATTTCATTCCTTCCTGCAAAAAGACAGAACCTTCTTTTTGCCGCCACTATGCCTGAAGAAATGCGCAACCTTGCAAAAAAAGTTTTGATCAATCCGGCTGAAATAAACATTGCCGTTTCAAAACCAGCAGAACGAATATTACAGGCAGCTTACATCGTTTATGATAAACAAAAAATTCCTCTTATTAAAGAGCTATTACTTAACAAACAACTTCGGAGTGTGCTGATATTTTGTTCAACAAAATTAAAAACGAAACAACTTAGCAGTGAGTTAAAAAAATTAGGAATATCTGTAGAAGACATTCACTCTGACCTTGACCAGCAAAGAAGAGAAAATGCATTATTGAATTTTAAAAGCAGGAAGTTACAAGTGCTTGTTGCGACAGATATTCTTTCGCGTGGTATCGACATTGAAGATATCGACCTGGTAATTAATTTTGACGTGCCCAACGATTATGAAGACTATATACATCGCATAGGTCGCACTGCACGTGCCGAAACCGATGGCGTGGCGATAACGTTTGTTGATGAAAAAGAACAAAGTCATTTTGCATCAATTGAAAAACTTTTGGAAAAATCTATTTATAAAATAAAACTACCCGAACATATCGGTGAAGGTCCCATATACAATCCTTATAAATCAAGACAGGGAAAAGAAAAAAAATTCAGGTCAAGAAAAAAATAA
- a CDS encoding gamma-glutamyl-gamma-aminobutyrate hydrolase family protein (Members of this family of hydrolases with an active site Cys residue belong to MEROPS family C26.): MKLNLYKQLILIFIICSSSCIYATNTDSLKTKSDYSCLSFFNNALLNPAYTGIDKGYNVIFETGINIPFASFEVNANYFRKVSDTLFIGVSKAHGNEGYLKYVHLLKSVDSTLVIVDMIDKMPEDAEKALEKCSALLLTGGLDVYPGCYGKEKDTSRCDIDLHRDSVEFALIKKAMKMKLPILAVCRGEQILNVAYGGSLIVDIPQDYDTIVKHRSNDDSPCYHEINIIPGTILYDIGKTLKDTVNSYHHQAVNKLSNKFKVVARSNDGIIEAYEWKKPKNKPFMLAVQFHPEKLDTSNPLSVHIAERFILEAKKYKDYFKKK, encoded by the coding sequence ATGAAATTGAATTTATATAAGCAACTCATACTAATTTTTATCATTTGCTCAAGTTCCTGTATTTACGCTACAAATACGGATTCTTTAAAAACAAAATCTGATTATTCATGTCTTTCATTTTTTAATAACGCTCTTCTAAATCCAGCTTATACGGGAATAGATAAAGGATATAATGTAATTTTTGAGACAGGAATTAATATTCCATTTGCATCATTTGAAGTTAATGCAAATTATTTCCGTAAGGTCTCCGATACTTTATTCATAGGTGTTTCCAAAGCTCATGGCAACGAAGGTTATTTAAAATATGTTCATCTTTTAAAAAGTGTTGATTCAACACTTGTGATTGTTGACATGATTGATAAAATGCCCGAAGATGCTGAAAAAGCATTGGAAAAATGTTCGGCACTTTTATTAACCGGCGGTTTAGATGTTTACCCGGGTTGTTATGGAAAAGAAAAAGATACTTCGCGTTGTGATATTGATTTGCACCGCGACTCCGTTGAATTCGCCCTGATAAAAAAAGCGATGAAAATGAAACTGCCTATACTTGCCGTTTGTCGAGGTGAGCAAATTTTAAATGTTGCATATGGAGGTTCTCTTATTGTTGATATTCCGCAAGACTATGATACTATTGTAAAGCATCGAAGCAATGACGATTCTCCATGTTATCATGAAATAAATATTATTCCCGGAACCATATTATATGATATAGGAAAAACCCTGAAGGACACTGTAAATTCATACCATCACCAGGCTGTAAATAAACTTTCAAATAAATTTAAAGTTGTGGCACGCAGCAACGACGGTATTATTGAAGCATATGAATGGAAAAAACCAAAGAATAAACCTTTTATGCTGGCGGTGCAGTTTCATCCCGAAAAACTCGATACATC